One segment of Solanum stenotomum isolate F172 chromosome 1, ASM1918654v1, whole genome shotgun sequence DNA contains the following:
- the LOC125853659 gene encoding sec-independent protein translocase protein TATA, chloroplastic, whose translation MAAIISSGAAVTTLSLSFKPKPISSSSSSSPSLFVSTPKIQTLCSSSSLFFNSNSQLFLGPPRTTRKVRSNSKRGLSCYCLFGLGVPELAVIAGVAALVFGPKQLPEVGRTIGKTVKSFQQAAKEFETELKKEPDASAQPPVEKAIEGSQEEKQDTKASSAKESS comes from the exons ATGGCAGCAATAATCTCATCTGGTGCTGCTGTTACAACTCTTTCTTTATCCTTCAAACCAAAACccatttcatcttcttcttcttcttctccttcactGTTTGTTTCAACAcccaagattcaaactttatgTTCCTCTAGCTCACTTTTCTTCAACAGCAACAGTCAACTGTTTCTGGGTCCTCCAAGAACCACAAGAAAAGTAAGGAGCAACAGCAAAAGAGGTCTTTCTTGTTACTGTTTATTTGGACTTGGAGTCCCTGAGCTGGCGGTGATTGCTGGTGTTGCTGCTCTTGTTTTTGGGCCCAAACAGTTACCTGAAGTTGGCCGCACTATTGGCAAGACTGTCAAGAGTTTCCAACAG GCTGCAAAGGAGTTTGAAACTGAGTTGAAAAAGGAACCCGATGCCTCTGCTCAGCCCCCAGTCGAAAAGGCCATTGAGGGAAGTCAAGAAGAGAAGCAAGACACAAAGGCTTCAAGCGCCAAGGAGAGTTCATAA